Genomic window (Macrobrachium nipponense isolate FS-2020 chromosome 35, ASM1510439v2, whole genome shotgun sequence):
gatcctacagagatttctctgtaggtggatcccacgttggggactgcgctaccaggggggaccttcggttcCTACCTGAACGTAACccgccccggtcgttgaggagggatcctgccccattctcgatttctacgggaatcgagaggaccaccagccgatatcgtttgacgaattcggtgggggtttcgcagactgcttagaattctacggaatttctagcgcattcagtgttagagtttcttacgatctccaaacacttaggcgagaccacggtccaaagtgagcgagacgagaatccccgatatgttacacgataatcgggaacctcgcctatgctcgaattcctggaatttctagcattaggaagaagactgctgctgaaagaagactatctcacagtaggcgaccaacctggaatagagaagaacggacgggaatatccagtttggctggaactatcgtcttagtattctgttcaccattgaagctttccttcgaggaagacttctccttcactctcttgaatagagaacgaaggtggtcgatctccaatccttattttgttttcttgaaggaaagaatttaggatggagatcgttgttcagaatcctacaaatatactacgtatcttaacctcgcgacatgattctgctaagcagttgaatggtccgagggtaggcgcattatcctggttattctacggattgcgacttagacgaaaagtattctaattgaactgcaaccgggttgcctgcaacctcccaggagtttccagtttcaattttatatattcttatggtgttgtcacaacaacaccatttaagcttttttatatttaccgaaattcgtttcgcttaaatataattgctcgagcatatctttttatgctcggtgggttctagccgaacgcattccttcgtggaaaggattacttggcaactcaggatgacgagtcagcgacagctactgcgtattgaattgcccgaggccatttcagtatcagctgccgcttttgAGATagagacggttgtttatgtctttctcaccatgctttgattgaataacaaccgtatctctgcccaacaatcagacttaagtctctgattaacgggattctcgcatacatgaatgaccatctacctGCTGAGAACGCTAGTATtctcgtcttcggtattgcgagaattttaaacagagatatctattcgactctcatctttctgtttaccgcacggtaacagaattctgtaatagtctcttgctgcatcgtatcccgataatgcgaatgatttttgcggaatctgagtttgtcctcaaaatatcttgtattcggaggtgtacaattgttcattgttcaccccggattagcagatgtattgaaagacatcgcctactcccacacctgccagctctacttccaaacgttcagcccagtgagaagcagttcttcaagcggctctcccctgtatttcattactgaagaacgccccgctttcattgcacaacggacagcaatgaaatggcggttagcgttttcagtcatttgtaagcacaggttagaatcttgagattccttctctcgattcagctgggaagacgtaggttgcattcattgcctaccttcgtcttcaacgtcacatagtgttgttatttctccttaagctgagattcaacgtctatgagattttcttgccatcagggacctcggtcttttgaaggcaattgactttcgccttttgagcttatgcattaagagaatcatcgccgcgccgtccggcatcggtgactaacaaatattttatttgtttggtctctcagcataactctttaaagagcgaaggtcacgtgacttacccggatgcttggacaacttgcctctactgattccgaaccagttagtcggcagctgtcagagcgcccgagtcagttacgaactatgctgtggacttagtttcggtttgttccagagcaatcattacttcgtcttaatagcttgtcagtatgagtactgtacataaccaaagtcgagaaagagggataggtcatacgactattcccttcttttcgtcttaggtaactgcatgacttctctgagaagtcaagcacaaagggatggggattttgtgacgctcgatttcgtaccgatcttcgtagcgaagactcagaacccttcggtaactgacgattggttcgagtccttcacaataccctcctaagggacgtcaccgcctccgatacgaaggctatgctctttgtcctgtgaaggtgcgacggagctgtctgaagaaactcgacacccaggatgagtgtggacgcctcttcatcattctctcgcgttccgcaagaacttctccgtggcgcaggtaatgaaggcaggcgcctggtccaccggaccgcatgcacctccttctaccttcaggatattgcccacagttccttggatctttttccttggaaccgtggtggtttgctcaacacgttgtgtagttaacccagaccctcgcagctgaacagcatcgagtcctggtgtgaccgtaagaatagatgaggaatgagagtgtactggctcctcttcccatctttttcttcttccctctacctttgggtagagggacacggtcgtcaccctgctgggtaatggacgagatgcaggtgagctactcaatagagcaccatcctatccctttcagtagggataggagtaaatatccccaccacttcctccaacaagggggaggaagtggatgccaaattgagacaaacccatcattttatgattgtctcttgcaaacaggaacaagtcttgcttgctggtacgaagagatacgcttgcctctctcttagtacttggcccagaggtctgaccattgatctgcggtgcacaccccgatcaatcggacagaggtttggatccctcccttgctcttacgaccagggaggcactccagggttggacgaacaccagtctgttcaccaaaaagactcagattcctcccaccaagaagtgagtcttcctattgttaaaggaccgagggtttgtttattacgtatcggaacaaatgacaatttgtcgaaaaaaaaattgcattttttcctaactatacaaacctgaggtccttttacatatagtcccccccacctcatgccacccctcactctgcaacttttgcatgggcctaaagcaaaagtgattcttcacctctcgggcgcgcgggcgcgcgcacgatcgggacaagcagttaactaccgttctccccttgttcgaagcttacgaccgtccagctgccgctagttaccttcctattgttaaaggacctcaggtttgtatagttaggaaaaatgcaattttcgacaaattgtcattttagttgGTGTTGTGGGTAANNNNNNNNNNNNNNNNNNNNNNNNNNNNNNNNNNNNNNNNNNNNNNNNNNNNNNNNNNNNNNNNNNNNNNNNNNNNNNNNNNNNNNNNNNNNNNNNNNNNNNNNNNNNNNNNNNNNNNNNNNNNNNNNNNNNNNNNNNNNNNNNNNNNNNNNNNNNNNNNNNNNNNNNNNNNNNNNNNNNNNNNNNNNNNNNNNNNNNNNNNNNNNNNNNNNNNNNNNNNNNNNNNNNNNNNNNNNNNNNNNNNNNNNNNNNNNNNNNNNNNNNNNNNNNNNNNNNNNNNNNNNNNNNNNNNNNNNNNNNNNNNNNNNNNNNNNNNNNNNNNNNNNNNNNNNNNNNNNNNNNNNNNNNNNNNNNNNNNNNNNNNNNNNNNNNNNNNNNNNNNNNNNNNNNNNNNNNNNNNNNNNNNNNNNNNNNNNNNNNNNNNNNNNNNNNNNNNNNNNNNNNNNNNNNNNNNNNNNNNNNNNNNNNNNNNNNNNNNNNNNNNNNNNNNNNNNNNNNNNTTACCCACAACACCAACTAAAATTCAATTACTTCACTTACAGGACATGACATATAAGTTTCTTCACTATTAGCTTTTGATAAACATACTCTCCTAAAACTAGTGTCTAGACCCATCAAACCACAACTAGTGTCGCTGAACAAATTTACCAAATAAAGTTCAGACCTACATTTCCTTGGGCCTGCAGGCAAAGGCATTCCTGCCAGGATAAACTTCtacaatgcaaaaaaataatCAGATAATCTGATTACATCTaatcaacaaaaatttaaatacatatcAGTAACACCCCTTCCATAGGCTTTAACACAACTCTGGTTCAATCTAATAAGTAATGGACGAATTTCTTAACATCAACCTATAAAACAGATTAATAGTCTACATTTATAAATCAGTATTTCAGTATTATACCAGTGaacatttttttaacttaaaagaaaatattgcagGAATTTATATTACTCACCAAGACTGCTTTGAGGATGTCCATTGCTTTTTCTGTGATACTTGCTTCTTCTCTAGGTTCTCGGTCAAAGCCTCTTCCTGACATACCCCCTCTATCTGAACCCGCATATGAACCCATTCTGTTGCCTCCTCCAGAATCCATGCGATGGTCTTCTGAATAACCTGAACCACGAGATCCAAACCCTCTAGATGGACCTGAATCACGGTTAGAAGACATATCACGACCTCTAGAGCCACTGCTCCCTCGTCCTCTAGAAATACCAGATTTCCACCCATCTGATCGTCCAGTATCCCTGTCATCTGAAGCATCTCTGTCACGTCCTCTTGAATCACGACCTCGGGATGAATCTCGTCCCCTGGACATTCCCCGTCCTCTGGAAGACCTAGGTTCCCAATCATCTGACTGCCTAGAGTCCCGATCCCTTGATGATCCTGAGCGACCATGAGAAGATCCCATCTCCCATCTACTAGAACCTATATTCCCCATTCCCGATGACATATCCCGACCACTAGAAGGCTGTGTACTATAGCCCCTATTAGATGCTGGTTGCCAGCTGCCAGAAGAATTATTGTTGTTAAAGTTTCCTGACATATCATTATTCCTCATACTATTCCAATCACCTCCAGAGGAGCCCATGCCCATATTTCCACTACCCCCTCCAGAAGGATTCGACCAATCTCCTGTTAAACCCATCTTCTGAGCTGCACTTAAGAGGGACATAGGCTGGTTATCTCCACTGGTTCCAGAAGCAGAACCCCAGTCTCCCGAGCCAGTTGTATAGCCCCGATTGGgtccaccactactactactacctcgaTTCTGTCCACCTCGACTATAACCACCACTCCCACCTCCTATCATACTGCTGCTATTGCTCCCACCTCGTCCATAGCTACCAggtccaccacctcctcctcctctaccacGAGATGACCCTGATCCACGACTGGAGCCTCTACCTCTTGAGGGGCTGCTATAATCTCGACCACCAGATCTCATTCCACCATCATTACCCCTGTTTCCCCTCCCGGGGGGACTTTCATCAAATCCACCAGATCGCCAAGAACTCTTTGAGAAGCCATCATAACTATCATTGCCATACCTGAAAAATAAAGCACaaactgaataaaatatataaactttaaaagcTCAACTGCCAGTGCagtttaataattatgtaaaccATAAAAGCTCTATGCTAaccaataaaaataagcaaaactgCCTACCGACCACATTCAATCAACTAAAATAGATATTTTATAcctaaatttaaagtaatattcaaaAGGCCTTACTGAGAGCTCTTGCTGCTTCCGAAGCTCTGTGATGAAAACAttctgaaaataagaaaacaatttGAAATATGATACTTAAACCAACTACTACAAAGAAATGCATTAACTATCATTATGTTTTTGTCAACTTTTGCGCCCCCTACTGACTACCAACCTCCAACGGACTCTCCTAAACACACTATAAACAACCAATAATGATGCTAATAACATAGCTGACCGAGAATCTTGTGTACACTGACTCTTAATAAAATCTAGCACCAGTATTAGGAGGAAGTCAGAATATGAATACATACAACAGCATAACTTTGAAAAACTTAAGGGACCATATTACATGCACTACAAACACAATGTCTCAAGATTGCCAAGGTATCCGAGGCATCTGGCTCCTCATAAGTAAACCAGAGACCTAAGGGTAGAGGAAATGCCATGTGCAAATGATATAGGATGATTTAGGACCAAGAGTGCAGGGTTAGGTTAAGATTAATTCCTATATTCAATGTTTACAATTCAGTGTGCTTTAATTCAGGTTAGGCTACATGATCCAGAGCAGTCAAATTCCCTCCCCACACCCCCATCAGGTAAGGACACTGCACCTAAGTTGAGTTAGGTTAGGAAAGGTAAGGTTGGGTTCAGTTTACTCTACTATTTCTTACAATACTGGGTCAGGTGAGGGCAAAGCCATGGTCTGCTAGGGACCAAACAATCTAGGTTAGATTAAGGcaaggtaaggtaaggttagtTTGGCATTATTGTGGCAATTCTGAAGAGCAGCTTTGCAAAGGAGATTTTGTTTAATGAACTTCCTTGActaaacagtaaatgaaagagtATATAATGCATTACAGTTGAAATAATCATGGAAATATACCAAAACAATCAGAATTTTACTAACTTCTGTTTAATAGTTTGCATGGCGGAGGCACGATGCTAtttttagtaccagccccttggggatgagaggaaaaatacaaatactgAACAACTGTATATTTCTCCTACATTATATAACCCTTTCCTATTTTGACAAAATCTGAATGTGGAGCTCTTCCTTTAATTTCCACAATACTGTTCACACAGAACAAGGTCCGAGATCCCTTAGCGCCAAACTAACCTTCCTTACCTTAATTTAACCTAGGTCATTTGGTCCTTAGTGGACCAGGGCGGGGCAAGCGTCGAATGACAGGACAAGTTCCACAGACGTACACAAACCTAACCTTTCCTGGAATGCCAGGCGTGACCTAACTAAAACTTACCTACCTAACCTCGCTTAGTTAGGCTGCTGTGCACTGACCTCCGCCCTAAGTAACACTGAACAGCGGAAAACTATtaatagggggaaacaccgcagtggatccatcgtcatcgcgtggatcagcctcattcactcgatatttaattggtgaaacaagaatacactTACATCTTtaggcataccattcaaaagattgaagttttgtcaatatAATGTGAGGAAAATGAAAGCGTCACACGAACTAAAATAATcatgtgaggtctttgtaaaatatgttttcaaagcagttttgaaatccaatatggcggcaactgCCTGAGGTGCCGTTCGTAAGCGCAGcggatccaacatctttcccagtctttccagcactcatttgaacaatgttagcgtacatatgtaacgtttattgatcttactcaagattgcagttgtaatcagcacaataaaacaacattttgttgcctatattagtgaaagtacgaaacttcttattcccgaaGTCATGGTTGGAACTGACATTCATTTTTAcattgtaattggtggttttatccttactgccatcacaactgaaactccacagtgcttatttgattgtaattatacacattttggtcttaattcactccaaattgcacttgaactacgttgtggttcctggttcttaagtgcttactccacaaacacagttgcgggcagcacacgagtacacggtttatgaaGTGCAAAATTTTCTTCCCTAAGTTTTTTACTTGACTCATTATggagtttaactttactttgttacttcaaaatgtttatttaattcatgtctattatcccttttttgcaaccaaattaatccCGAaatattacagatatttctaaagtagatacgagcagactgcaaaatgactcatcgttgccaatttggcggagcttcacacatatgtcgatgcatttacaaacagttttcatgttttcatagtaatgcaataatgagaaAATTGCTCTATGTATATgaactacaaatagatacgctaatttcacttattttccctggttttgtgtaagtcttatacccagtttggagggcaAACACTTACCAATTGGCAACACCGATAAACAATAGATGAGTGCGAAAAATGCCATAGGTAccgttcacagcaaaactgttaatatttgagtcaggaatctagttactttttcaacaatgaatattttcaaattaataatcatgaatatgtacaaaatttatgtaattcatgaccttatactgccatttaactatttatttaaataattatctggtGCACACTTCTTCTACAAAATCAATCGCAATTTCCTCGGATAAGTCGTGGGAGGAAGTCAATTGTTTAAGATTTTTGTGGAGAAAGTACCCCAGCATTTaagggtacaagtggtgtgtagATTTACCACATgcaatgggaagtttattgacacaagtgattACGCAAACATCGAGATAGCGTCAGTCTTCTAAATAttcggagttgtaagtaaaaatttcgaaagcgtaaTGGAGGTATATGCGcactgcgtagagccagactttcattaacctctgtttaatcttaaaagataccttaatttctaactttggagaaaataccttactttgaaaggagagtagaggtctcaagctcctgctctcaccaccaacaactcgtgactgatgcctagttcctcgctggccgagtggttttcgagctgggctgccaatccggtggtccgaggtttgACTCCCGACTCGGTCAAcgaggaatcagagaaatttatttctggtgatagaaattcatttctcgatatagtgtggttcggatcccacaataagctgtaggtcccgttgctaggtaaccaattggttcctagccacgtaaaaatatcttatccttcgggccagccataggagagctgttaatcagctcagtggtctgttaaaactaagatatacttaacttgactgATGcctatctccggtgtcaggaagtgttaaaagtacttttttggagggtcgCTTAACACGCGGTGGAAACTTGATCCGCTAGTCTAGTCGGTTTCCCCTAAGCAATCAAAATAGGCTAATATAGGaaactaatttccaaagaaatacccttCGCGCCAAAAAATTTCATAACCTAGAGGATGAAACACCAAATGGCCACAGGGATTCTATCGTAGCGCGACCACCTACCTGAAAAAGTACATTAACAAGTCCTGTAACCCgggatagacattagtcaagagccgaCGTCATCCGTCGAAGCAACGCCTCAAGACCTCTactatttttctctcaaaatacGTTCTTTCTCCCAAGTCGCAAATGAAGGCTATAATTTTGAGATTTTCGGAAAGGCGGTCGCCAGGTGGCCGTTTGGTATTTTACCGTCCGTATGCAGAGCTCTTCCTTGGAATAACCAATATCACTTGAGAGAAATTTATGACGTATTTCAAACCAATTTCGATGGCTTAAAATCACGACAAGAAGGAACGTAACCACTAGGGTTCCTAACAGCCTAATCACTAGGCTACAACCTAGCCTATGTAGCCTAGATGGACTAGCTAAATCCGCCCAAAACGGATATATTCGCTCATTAAAAGCAAATGAACGTCACGAGATGACtcaataattaaaagtaaattttaatttaattgttatttaatCGACAAATTTATGACTAGGTAAGCTTACGACCTGCCTTTGGTATACGACGTCTGCTTTGGGGCGTGGGCGGGCCAAGACATTCTAAGGGGGAAAAAGTACGAAATTGGGCAGTTTAATCTGAACGAATATGATGATAACGACGCATAAATGGATAATTTGCATCTGAAAGACGTACGGACAGATAGACACAAGGTATAACGAGACTCTTAGACCTAGCCTATACCTAGCCTAGATATGGCCGACTTGTTCGAACgagaaaaatctttttttattttcctaaaaattCCCTATGAATTTAATCCAAGACGAGTCAGTCATGACTTTAGACGACGAAAAGACTGCAAAAGAAGACGAATTCGCcctgaatacataaaaaatattaaaaaaaccaacaGTATAGGTATATGGCCGTCTTGGCCGACTCGTCCgaacgagaaaaaaatatatttctaaaaaatcGATATAAAAATTCATCCCAAAACGAGTGTTATGACGTTGAAAGACGAAACGACTGCC
Coding sequences:
- the LOC135208519 gene encoding keratin, type I cytoskeletal 9-like, encoding MFSSQSFGSSKSSQYGNDSYDGFSKSSWRSGGFDESPPGRGNRGNDGGMRSGGRDYSSPSRGRGSSRGSGSSRGRGGGGGGPGSYGRGGSNSSSMIGGGSGGYSRGGQNRGSSSSGGPNRGYTTGSGDWGSASGTSGDNQPMSLLSAAQKMGLTGDWSNPSGGGSGNMGMGSSGGDWNSMRNNDMSGNFNNNNSSGSWQPASNRGYSTQPSSGRDMSSGMGNIGSSRWEMGSSHGRSGSSRDRDSRQSDDWEPRSSRGRGMSRGRDSSRGRDSRGRDRDASDDRDTGRSDGWKSGISRGRGSSGSRGRDMSSNRDSGPSRGFGSRGSGYSEDHRMDSGGGNRMGSYAGSDRGGMSGRGFDREPREEASITEKAMDILKAVLVSNINSCNIFF